One Rosa chinensis cultivar Old Blush chromosome 3, RchiOBHm-V2, whole genome shotgun sequence DNA window includes the following coding sequences:
- the LOC112195289 gene encoding short integuments 2, mitochondrial, with the protein MGPGGLKEVVKKLAEMEFISGGGAINWFPGHMAAATTAIRERLKLADLVIEVRDARIPLSSANQDLQPQLRSKRSLVALNKKDLANPNIMHRWTRFFESSGKDCLPISAHSKSSVSKLLELVEYKLKEVISREPTLLVMVVGVPNVGKSALINSIHQIASSRFPVQGKMKRATVGPLPGVTQDIAGYKIAHQPSIYVLDTPGVLVPSIPDIETGLKLALAGSVKDSVVGEDRIAQYLLAVLNTRRTPLHWRNSHNSRTEGVQYEAEEKVDYSLKNLRPRRKLPNKSDVLYIEDLVTKVQCALYSTLSEFDGSVDDEADLEVLIDQQFEALQKALKIANKGPEARLMVSKKFLTLFRTGKLGPFILDDVPDSNLP; encoded by the exons ATGGGCCCAGGAGGATTGAAGGAAGTGGTGAAGAAGTTGGCAGAGATGGAGTTCATCAGCGGCGGCGGAGCCATCAACTGGTTCCCAGGCCACATGGCTGCTGCCACCACCGCCATCCGCGAGCGCCTCAAGCTCGCCGACCTCGTCATTGAGGTCCGCGACGCTCGCATTCCTTTGTCCTCTGCCAATCAGGACCTTCAGCCCCAACTCCGCTCCAAACGCTCCCTTGTTGCCCTCAACAAGAAGGACCTTGCCAACCCCAATATCATGCAC AGATGGACTCGGTTTTTCGAATCGTCCGGGAAAGATTGCCTACCCATTAGTGCACATAGCAAGAGTTCTGTTTCCAAG CTTCTTGAGCTGGTGGAGTATAAACTGAAGGAGGTGATTTCAAGGGAGCCCACCCTGCTTGTTATGGTCGTTGGCGTTCCTAATGTTGGCAAATCAGCTCTGATTAATTCTATTCATCAGATTGCGTCGTCTCGCTTTCCTG TGCAGGGGAAGATGAAGCGAGCTACGGTCGGTCCGTTGCCTGGTGTTACTCAAGACATTGCTGGATACAAG ATTGCTCATCAGCCTAGCATATATGTTCTTGACACTCCAGGTGTATTGGTTCCAAGTATCCCGGACATAGAGACAGGGTTAAAGCTAGCTCTTGCAG GATCTGTTAAAGATTCAGTGGTGGGGGAGGATCGTATTGCTCAATACTTACTTGCAGTTCTAAATACTAGAAGGACTCCTCTTCACTGGCGGAACTCACATAATAGCAGAACGGAAGGCGTTCAATATGAAGCTGAGGAAAAAGTTGACTATAGTCTTAAAAATCTTCGACCAAGGAGGAAGCTGCCAAATAAGTCTGATGTACTGTACATTGAG GATCTTGTAACGAAAGTACAGTGTGCACTCTATTCGACTCTGTCAGAATTTGATGGCAGTGTAGATGATGAAGCTGACTTGGAGGTGCTTATAGATCAGCAGTTTGAAGCACTGCAGAAGGCACTGAAGATAGCTAACAAGGGGCCAGAAGCTCGGTTGATGGTATCGAAAAAATTTCTTACCTTATTTAGAACGGGGAAGTTAGGTCCTTTCATCCTTGATGATGTCCCGGATTCTAATTTACCTTAA
- the LOC112195290 gene encoding uncharacterized protein LOC112195290 isoform X3 yields MEQKRPIGLCMNTQSRKTSHHPQAPLELLGTTGYVYNRLDDWVLCKVYLSKMSKSKPNTADGGKTEMTDSEPLEQDLPVLESSATPNLGEQVNVCNESAQALYNGIMTVPYGSTTGYVSQEVTNLGARSLAHHQQNLSLLPSFSQLPVINSVTSAISSIAGGDNNNGTITTPNDGSNGSEKVINLHKNLHADHQQDLPSLQNSSKPSVINSVGSAIASLAGSPVFPDFQQVPRGFGAQHGTNIAPINGIQARQSPHGIGPHQSRPSLNNGCLPPLRTFVGFLVLLGFGKVSST; encoded by the exons ATGGAGCAAAAAAGACCAattggattatgcatgaataCACAATCGAGGAAAACATCTCACCATCCACAAGCACCACTAGAGCTCCTGGGGACAACAGGGTATGTATACAATAGG TTGGATGATTGGGTTTTGTGCAAGGTGTATCTAAGTAAGATGTCTAAATCTAAACCAAATACTGCGGATGGAGGGAAAACAGAGATGACAGATTCAGAGCCATTAGAGCAGGATCTCCCAGTGCTCGAAAGCTCTGCGACTCCAAACCTAGGTGAACAAGTTAACGTGTGCAATGAAAGTGCGCAAGCATTATACAATGGAATCATGACAGTACCATATGGCTCTACTACTGGTTATGTGTCTCAAGAGGTGACAAATTTAGGTGCAAGGTCGCTTGCTCATCATCAACAAAACCTGTCATTGCTTCCAAGCTTTTCGCAGCTTCCAGTTATTAACAGTGTTACCTCTGCTATTTCCAGCATTGCTGGAGGAGACAACAACAATGGAACGATCACTACACCAAATGATGGTTCAAATGGATCTGAAAAGGTGATAAATTTGCATAAAAACTTGCATGCAGATCATCAGCAAGACCTTCCATCACTTCAAAACTCTTCGAAGCCCTCTGTTATTAACAGCGTTGGGTCTGCTATTGCCAGTCTTGCCGGCAGTCCAGTGTTTCCTGATTTCCAACAGGTTCCTCGTGGTTTTGGAGCTCAACATGGGACAAATATAGCTCCCATAAATGGAATCCAAGCACGTCAGTCCCCTCATGGAATTGGACCTCATCAATCTCGGCCAAGTTTGAACAATGGCTGCCTCCCTCCATTACGAACTTTTGTAGGTTTCCTAGTGCTTTTAGGATTTGGTAAGGTCAGTTCCACTTAA
- the LOC112194834 gene encoding flowering time control protein FY yields the protein MAHHHHPYACSSINNNPFAAQFVRSCTNYRAPSSINRVLWTPSGRRLITGSQNGEFTLWNGESFKHELRIQAHDHAIRSMAWSFDDQDWISGDDGGTIRYWKSNMINVLVNESAHHESVRDLSFCRTNLKFCSCSDDTSVKIWDFERCQQEKTLTGHGWNVTSVDWHPTNSLIASGGWDSVVKLWDARSGRELCSFYDHKNWVHSVKWNRNGNWLLTASKDQVIKLYDLRAMKELRSFRGHQNKVTALAWHPLTEDYFVSGSSDGSIFHWLVGHHTPQVEIPNAHTSSYNNNSVWDLQWHPIGHMICSGSNDRTTKFWCRTGDKSQITQNQSNSAFACHMNSNFPFPCHGPPTIATTRDEGTIGSGGVGTIIPGVGIAV from the coding sequence ATGGCCCATCACCACCACCCCTACGCCTGTTCTTCGATTAACAACAACCCATTTGCTGCCCAGTTTGTGCGCTCTTGCACAAATTACAGAGCCCCTTCTTCGATCAATCGAGTTTTATGGACACCTTCTGGGAGGCGTCTTATTACAGGCTCTCAAAACGGGGAGTTCACTCTCTGGAATGGTGAGTCATTCAAACATGAATTGAGGATTCAGGCTCATGATCATGCAATCAGGTCCATGGCGTGGAGTTTTGATGATCAAGATTGGATCTCTGGTGATGATGGAGGCACAATCAGGTATTGGAAGAGTAACATGATTAATGTGCTAGTCAATGAATCTGCTCACCATGAATCGGTTCGGGACCTGAGCTTCTGTCGGACTAATTTGAAGTTTTGTTCATGTTCCGATGATACTAGTGTTAAAATCTGGGATTTTGAACGGTGCCAACAGGAGAAGACATTGACCGGCCATGGTTGGAATGTGACGAGCGTTGACTGGCACCCCACAAACTCTTTAATAGCTTCGGGTGGGTGGGACAGTGTTGTCAAACTGTGGGATGCTAGGTCAGGGAGAGAACTCTGTTCTTTTTATGATCACAAAAATTGGGTGCATTCTGTCAAGTGGAACCGAAATGGTAACTGGCTGCTGACTGCTTCCAAGGATCAAGTCATTAAGCTTTACGACTTGAGGGCTATGAAGGAACTTAGATCTTTCCGCGGCCATCAGAACAAAGTGACTGCTCTAGCTTGGCATCCTCTTACTGAAGATTATTTTGTCAGTGGGAGTAGTGATGGATCCATTTTCCATTGGCTTGTTGGGCATCATACTCCCCAGGTTGAAATTCCTAATGCACACACTAGCAGTTACAATAATAATAGTGTGTGGGATCTCCAGTGGCATCCTATTGGTCATATGATTTGTAGTGGTAGCAATGATCGCACTACCAAGTTTTGGTGCAGAACAGGAGATAAATCTCAAATCACTCAGAATCAAAGTAATTCTGCTTTTGCTTGtcacatgaacagtaattttccttttccatgtCACGGACCACCAACTATTGCTACTACTCGAGACGAAGGAACCATTGGTTCAGGAGGTGTTGGAACCATTATACCTGGTGTTGGAATTGCGGTTTAA
- the LOC112195290 gene encoding NAC domain-containing protein JA2L isoform X1 has product MHKFREEEAMYFSPRDRKYPNGKLPSRITGEGDGLWKASGKDLEIFSQRWKVIGARKTLVFYDLKSKHGAKKTNWIMHEYTIEENISPSTSTTRAPGDNRLDDWVLCKVYLSKMSKSKPNTADGGKTEMTDSEPLEQDLPVLESSATPNLGEQVNVCNESAQALYNGIMTVPYGSTTGYVSQEVTNLGARSLAHHQQNLSLLPSFSQLPVINSVTSAISSIAGGDNNNGTITTPNDGSNGSEKVINLHKNLHADHQQDLPSLQNSSKPSVINSVGSAIASLAGSPVFPDFQQVPRGFGAQHGTNIAPINGIQARQSPHGIGPHQSRPSLNNGCLPPLRTFVGFLVLLGFGKVSST; this is encoded by the exons ATGCACAAATTCCGGGAAGAGGAGGCAATGTACTTCAGCCCAAGGGATCGGAAGTATCCGAACGGTAAGCTTCCGAGCCGCATAACTGGTGAAGGTGATGGATTATGGAAGGCAAGTGGTAAAGACTtggaaattttcagtcaaaGGTGGAAGGTAATTGGAGCCAGGAAGACCCTGGTCTTTTATGATCTGAAATCAAAACATGGAGCAAAAAAGACCAattggattatgcatgaataCACAATCGAGGAAAACATCTCACCATCCACAAGCACCACTAGAGCTCCTGGGGACAACAGG TTGGATGATTGGGTTTTGTGCAAGGTGTATCTAAGTAAGATGTCTAAATCTAAACCAAATACTGCGGATGGAGGGAAAACAGAGATGACAGATTCAGAGCCATTAGAGCAGGATCTCCCAGTGCTCGAAAGCTCTGCGACTCCAAACCTAGGTGAACAAGTTAACGTGTGCAATGAAAGTGCGCAAGCATTATACAATGGAATCATGACAGTACCATATGGCTCTACTACTGGTTATGTGTCTCAAGAGGTGACAAATTTAGGTGCAAGGTCGCTTGCTCATCATCAACAAAACCTGTCATTGCTTCCAAGCTTTTCGCAGCTTCCAGTTATTAACAGTGTTACCTCTGCTATTTCCAGCATTGCTGGAGGAGACAACAACAATGGAACGATCACTACACCAAATGATGGTTCAAATGGATCTGAAAAGGTGATAAATTTGCATAAAAACTTGCATGCAGATCATCAGCAAGACCTTCCATCACTTCAAAACTCTTCGAAGCCCTCTGTTATTAACAGCGTTGGGTCTGCTATTGCCAGTCTTGCCGGCAGTCCAGTGTTTCCTGATTTCCAACAGGTTCCTCGTGGTTTTGGAGCTCAACATGGGACAAATATAGCTCCCATAAATGGAATCCAAGCACGTCAGTCCCCTCATGGAATTGGACCTCATCAATCTCGGCCAAGTTTGAACAATGGCTGCCTCCCTCCATTACGAACTTTTGTAGGTTTCCTAGTGCTTTTAGGATTTGGTAAGGTCAGTTCCACTTAA
- the LOC112194402 gene encoding ABC transporter G family member 15, which translates to MDATGSSAGKYLVWQDLTVVAPAAATSSVSRSKLLLNGVTGYAQPNRIMALMGPSGSGKSTLLDALAGRLPANVTMCGDVILNGNKRSINSTDISYVTQEDIFLGSLTVRETLTYSAHLRLPSKMTKQEKNVVVEENLTKMGLQDCAETHIGNWHLRGISNGEKRRLSICIEILTQPHVLLLDEPTSGLDSASSFFVIWALRNIAQHGRIVICSIHQPSSDVFNLFNDLILIAGGETVYFGEALKAVKFFSDAGFPCSTRKNPPEHYIRCISSDFDKVITALILSQRMNYGSSPPSSNTHMTLTTDEIKGKIINKYKASPFSIDAKKRIQEILLTENLSTKSNMGNSISWWKQLWTLTCRTSLNMSRDIGYYWLRTVFYILIAVSAGSFFYHIGTSSQAIISRGKCDGFIYGLMICLSIGGIPFVIEEIKMFRRERLGGHYGEALFVLSNFISALPFVVLMAFSAGTILYYMVKFHTGFSHYLYFCMNLLCCIVVTEGTALIVAALVPNLLMGIGCAAALTGQLKNDMIGIEFDSPVQGEPKLKGEIILREMFGINPESSKWWNLAALACLLVGLRLIFYVALKYKERSSFFFQKLYAKRTTFQNHVKVASFRKDQFISSSKRHRTLTPLSSQEGLGSPLP; encoded by the exons ATGGATGCAACTGGATCATCAGCTGGGAAGTACTTGGTTTGGCAAGACTTGACGGTGGTTGCGccagcagcagcaacaagtAGTGTAAGCAGATCAAAGTTGCTGTTAAATGGGGTTACTGGTTATGCACAACCCAATCGGATTATGGCCCTCATGGGTCCTTCTGGCTCTGGAAAATCCACCTTACTTGATGCCTTGGCtg GGAGGCTGCCTGCAAATGTTACAATGTGTGGGGATGTTATACTCAATGGGAACAAAAGAAGCATAAACAGCACTGATATT TCTTATGTGACTCAAGAAGACATATTTCTGGGATCACTCACTGTAAGAGAAACTCTTACATATTCAGCTCATTTGAGGCTTCCTTCCAAAATgacaaaacaagagaaaaatGTGGTCGTGGAAGAGAACCTCACCAAAATGGGTCTTCAAGATTGCGCTGAGACTCATATTGGGAACTGGCATTTGAGAGGTATAAGTAATGGAGAAAAGAGGAGACTTAGCATTTGTATTGAAATATTAACACAGCCTCATGTGTTGTTGCTTGATGAACCCACTAGCGGTCTAGATAGTGCTTCATCTTTCTTTGTGATATGGGCATTGAGAAACATTGCTCAGCATGGAAGGATAGTCATTTGCTCTATTCACCAACCAAGTAGTGATGTCTTTAATCTCTTCAATGATTTGATCCTCATAGCAGGGGGTGAAACTGTTTATTTTGGAGAGGCACTTAAGGCTGTAAAG TTCTTCTCTGATGCCGGATTTCCTTGTTCAACAAGGAAAAATCCTCCCGAGCACTACATTCGATGTATTAGTTCAGACTTTGATAAAGTTATTACAGCTCTTATCTTATCTCAAAGAATGAATTAT GGATCATCACCACCTTCATCAAATACCCATATGACCTTGACAACAGATGAGATCAAAGgaaaaataattaacaaatacAAGGCCTCCCCATTTTCAATAGATGCAAAAAAAAGGATTCAAGAAATCTTGCTCACT GAAAACCTTTCCACGAAATCAAACATGGGCAATAGTATTAGCTGGTGGAAGCAGCTGTGGACATTGACCTGCCGAACTTCGCTCAACATGTCTAGAGATATTGGGTACTATTGGTTAAGGACTGTGTTTTACATTCTAATAGCAGTGAGTGCTGGTTCCTTCTTCTATCATATTGGGACAAGTAGTCAAGCAATTATTTCAAGAGGAAAATGTGATGGTTTCATTTACGGCCTCATGATTTGCTTGTCCATTGGAGGCATACCCTTTGTTATTGAAGAAATAAAG ATGTTTAGGCGTGAAAGACTTGGTGGCCACTATGGGGAAGCTTTGTTTGTGCTCTCCAACTTCATTTCAGCACTGCCTTTCGTGGTTCTCATGGCTTTCTCTGCTGGAACAATACTCTACTACATGGTGAAATTTCATACCGGGTTCTCTCATTACTTGTATTTTTGTATGAATCTCTTGTGCTGCATTGTGGTCACAGAAGGCACCGCCTTGATTGTTGCAGCTCTGGTTCCAAACCTCTTGATGGGTATAGGATGTGCTGCTGCTCTCACC GGTCAGTTGAAGAATGACATGATTGGGATTGAATTTGATTCCCCAGTCCAAGGAGAACCCAAGTTGAAGGGTGAGATCATCCTCCGAGAAATGTTTGGGATAAATCCCGAAAGTTCCAAGTGGTGGAATTTGGCTGCTCTTGCTTGCCTCTTAGTTGGTCTGAGACTCATCTTTTATGTGGCACTAAAATACAAGGAGAGatcatcattttttttccagAAACTCTATGCCAAGAGAACCACCTTCCAAAACCATGTCAAGGTAGCTTCATTCAGGAAGGATCAATTTATCTCCTCCTCGAAGAGACACCGGACTCTTACTCCGTTATCTTCTCAAGAGGGTCTCGGATCACCACTTCCATAG
- the LOC112195290 gene encoding NAC transcription factor 47 isoform X2, translating into MHKFREEEAMYFSPRDRKYPNGKLPSRITGEGDGLWKASGKDLEIFSQRWKVIGARKTLVFYDLKSKHGAKKTNWIMHEYTIEENISPSTSTTRAPGDNRLDDWVLCKVYLSKMSKSKPNTADGGKTEMTDSEPLEQDLPVLESSATPNLGEQVNVCNESAQALYNGIMTVPYGSTTGYVSQEVTNLGASIAGGDNNNGTITTPNDGSNGSEKVINLHKNLHADHQQDLPSLQNSSKPSVINSVGSAIASLAGSPVFPDFQQVPRGFGAQHGTNIAPINGIQARQSPHGIGPHQSRPSLNNGCLPPLRTFVGFLVLLGFGKVSST; encoded by the exons ATGCACAAATTCCGGGAAGAGGAGGCAATGTACTTCAGCCCAAGGGATCGGAAGTATCCGAACGGTAAGCTTCCGAGCCGCATAACTGGTGAAGGTGATGGATTATGGAAGGCAAGTGGTAAAGACTtggaaattttcagtcaaaGGTGGAAGGTAATTGGAGCCAGGAAGACCCTGGTCTTTTATGATCTGAAATCAAAACATGGAGCAAAAAAGACCAattggattatgcatgaataCACAATCGAGGAAAACATCTCACCATCCACAAGCACCACTAGAGCTCCTGGGGACAACAGG TTGGATGATTGGGTTTTGTGCAAGGTGTATCTAAGTAAGATGTCTAAATCTAAACCAAATACTGCGGATGGAGGGAAAACAGAGATGACAGATTCAGAGCCATTAGAGCAGGATCTCCCAGTGCTCGAAAGCTCTGCGACTCCAAACCTAGGTGAACAAGTTAACGTGTGCAATGAAAGTGCGCAAGCATTATACAATGGAATCATGACAGTACCATATGGCTCTACTACTGGTTATGTGTCTCAAGAGGTGACAAATTTAGGTGCAAG CATTGCTGGAGGAGACAACAACAATGGAACGATCACTACACCAAATGATGGTTCAAATGGATCTGAAAAGGTGATAAATTTGCATAAAAACTTGCATGCAGATCATCAGCAAGACCTTCCATCACTTCAAAACTCTTCGAAGCCCTCTGTTATTAACAGCGTTGGGTCTGCTATTGCCAGTCTTGCCGGCAGTCCAGTGTTTCCTGATTTCCAACAGGTTCCTCGTGGTTTTGGAGCTCAACATGGGACAAATATAGCTCCCATAAATGGAATCCAAGCACGTCAGTCCCCTCATGGAATTGGACCTCATCAATCTCGGCCAAGTTTGAACAATGGCTGCCTCCCTCCATTACGAACTTTTGTAGGTTTCCTAGTGCTTTTAGGATTTGGTAAGGTCAGTTCCACTTAA
- the LOC112193692 gene encoding NADPH-dependent thioredoxin reductase 3, which translates to MAAGVKIGTAIGNGTGTVPTHRVTMSAALPLPHTLFFLRTLPSRPRALRSTRSHSLPLRASSSDSPPASSSSSPGREVENVVIIGSGPAGFTAAIYAARANLKPLVFEGYQAGPGGQLMTTTEVENFPGFPEGITGPDLMDRMRRQAERWGAELYQEDVESIDVRTRPFTVQSSDRKVKCNSLIFATGATARRLRIPREDEFWSRGISACAICDGASPLFKGQVLAVVGGGDTATEEALYLTKYARHVHLLVRRDQMRASRAMQDRVYNNPNITVHFNTETVDIVSNTKGQMSGVFIRNLDTKEESVIEAKGLFYGIGHSPNSQLLEGQVELDSSGYVLVEEGTSKTSVEGVFAAGDVQDHEWRQAVTAAGSGCIAALSVERYLVGKNLIIEFHQPQTEEAKKELTDRDVQEHFDITITKHKGQYALRKLYHESPRLICVLYTAPTCGPCRTLKPILSKVIDDFDKNVHFVEIDIEEDQEIAEAAGIMGTPCVQFFKNKEMIRTLSGVKMKSEYRDFIEANK; encoded by the exons ATGGCTGCGGGCGTCAAGATAGGAACCGCCATCGGCAACGGCACCGGCACCGTTCCGACTCACCGAGTCACCATGTCCGCAGCTCTCCCTCTCCCTCacactctcttcttcctccgcaCACTCCCCTCCCGCCCACGCGCCCTCCGCTCCACTCGCTCCCACTCTCTCCCCCTCAGAGCTTCCTCCTCCGACTCTCCtccagcttcttcttcttcttctccag GGCGAGAGGTGGAGAATGTGGTGATTATCGGTTCGGGGCCGGCGGGATTCACAGCGGCAATCTACGCAGCTCGAGCGAATTTGAAGCCTCTGGTGTTTGAGGGATACCAGGCGGGTCCGGGTGGACAGTTGATGACGACTACTGAAGTCGAGAACTTCCCTGGATTCCCTGAAGGAATCACTGGTCCTGATTTGATGGACag GATGCGGCGGCAGGCGGAGCGGTGGGGAGCAGAGTTGTACCAGGAAGATGTTGAGTCTATTGACGTCAGAACTAGGCCCTTTACTGTCCAAAGCAGTGACCGTAAG GTTAAGTGCAACAGCCTAATTTTTGCCACAGGGGCTACTGCAAGACGTCTCAGGATACCCCGTGAAGATGAATTTTGGAGTAGGGGAATTAGTGCTTGTGCAATATGTGATGGAGCGTCACCACTGTTTAAAGGCCAAGTGCTTGCTGTTGTAGGAGGGGGTGATACAGCCACAGAGGAAGCTTTGTACCTTACCAAATATGCTCGACATGTTCACTTACTTGTACGTAGAGATCAAATGAGGGCTTCTAGAGCCATGCAAGATAG AGTGTACAACAACCCAAATATTACCGTGCACTTCAACACAGAGACTGTGGACATTGTTAGCAATACAAAGGGCCAGATGTCTGGAGTATTTATTCGGAACCTTGATACTAAGGAGGAATCTGTGATTGAAGCAAAGGGGTTATTTTATGGTATAGGCCATTCACCAAATAGCCAATTGTTGGAAGGTCAGGTTGAGCTTGACAGTTCTGGCTATGTCTTAGTAGAGGAGGGTACTTCAAAGACTTCAGTTGAAGGTGTATTTGCTGCTGGAGATGTACAG GATCATGAATGGAGGCAAGCTGTAACTGCTGCAGGTTCTGGATGCATTGCTGCATTATCAGTTGAGAGATATCTTGTGGGCAAAAATCTCATTATTGAGTTTCACCAG CCCCAAACTGAAGAGGCGAAGAAGGAACTCACAGACAGGGATGTCCAAGAACATTTTGACATTACAATTACAAAGCATAAGGGCCAG TATGCCCTGCGAAAATTGTACCATGAAAGTCCAAGGCTTATTTGTGTACTATATACAGCACCAACATGTGGTCCATGCAGGACATTGAAACCAATCCTTAGTAAG GTGATAGATGACTTTGACAAAAATGTacattttgttgaaattgatATTGAGGAAGATCAAGAAATAGCTGAGGCTGCAGGAATTATGGGTACACCATGTGTTCAGTTTTTCAAAAACAaggagatgatcag GACTCTATCGGGGGTCAAGATGAAGAGCGAGTATAGAGATTTCATTGAAGCAAATAAATGA